The following nucleotide sequence is from Ochotona princeps isolate mOchPri1 chromosome 24, mOchPri1.hap1, whole genome shotgun sequence.
GTGGAGTGAGAGAAAGCTCAAGAGTGCTGGGAGGCCAGTGCACTTGAGAGAAGGGCAGTCCACCTGCCTGGCCTAAAAGTAGGTGGCATCTAGGATCAGGTGTTGACAGGTGTTGGATGGACTAGGAGCAGATACTGACTGATCAACATTTTCTAGTACATGGCCACACCTGGAGCTTGATCGGTGGCTTTCACACCCCCATAGTCTATGTTTCTGACCTCTATGTTCTGTGTATCCGTGCTCAGCCCCATGAGCGGGGCCAACCAGTCGAGCGTCTCCGAGTTCCTCCTCCTGGGGCTCTCccggcagccgcagcagcagcagctgctgttcgTGCTCTTCCTGAGCATGTACCTGGCCACGGTCCTGGGCAACCTGCTCATCCTCCTGGCCATCAGCACCGACGCGCGCCTGCAcacccccatgtacttcttcctcagcAACCTGTCCTTCGTGGACGTCTGCTTCTCCTCCACCACCGTCCCCAAGATGCTGGCCAATCACGTCCTTGGGTCTCAGGCCATCTCCTTCTCTGGCTGTCTCACTCAGATgtactttgttttcttgtttgtggacatggacaatttCCTCCTGGctgtgatggcctatgaccgctttGTGGCTGTGTGCCACCCCCTGCATTACACAACAAAGATGACCCGTCAGCTCTGTGTCCTCATGGTTGCTGGGTCGTGGGTCATGGCGAACTTAGACATGCTATTGCACACTCTGCTGATGGCACAACTCTCGTTTTGTGGGGACAATGCCATCCCCCACTTCTTCTGTGATGTCACTCCTCTCCTGAAACTCTCCTGCTCAGACACACACCTCAACGAGGTGATGATTCTTGTTGAAGCTGGGCCTGTAATGATCGCCCCGTTTCTTTGCATCCTGGTGTCGTACACCCTTattgcctgtgctgtgctgagaGTGCCCTCCCTTGGGGGCAGGTGGAAAGCcttctccacctgcagctcccacCTGGCCGTGGCTTCCCTCTTCTATGGGACCATCATTGCTGTGTATTTCAGTCCCTCATCCTCACATTCAGCAGAAAATGATATAGCATCTGCTGTGATGTTCGCAGTGGTGACCCCCATGCTGAACCCTTTCATCTACAGTTTGAGGAACAAAGACATGAAACGTGCTCTTGGAAAACTAATTACcatgaaatttttttctcctcaatGATGTGGTACGGAGGGAACTATTACTTCGAAGACATTTCTCTGCAGTATATGGCTTCACATTTGTCTGTGTAAGAGAAAACTCCtgtccacttggggagcaaacaacTCTTGATACGAGTTTCTCAGGCTAAAGATAGAAAGAGCCCCGCCTCAGTGTGACGGCTTGACTATTCCGGTTCTCAGTGTCCTCCAGCAATACCCACTGTAACATGCCGAGTGAAGGGCAACCTGAATAATACGGGCTTCTTCAAAAgggggaactcctggctcctggcttttggattgactcagctccggctgttgcggccatctgggggagtgaaccaatagatggaagatccctgtctctgtacttctccttctctgtaaaatctgtctgtcaaataaatataaatctttaaaaagtaaaaaaatgacaaatatgtgAAGTTGATTATATTATCCTTATCTGgtttttgatcttttaaaaaaattttaactaatgaattatattttttaaagcagccagtatatgaactggcactcaagtgggatcctagcgcatgcaaggcaaggaccttagccactaggctactgtgcagggatcctcatttttgtcttttaacatttttactgctatatatatctgattttggatCTGCTGTATTTCTCCTATTTGCAGTTAAATGAGTTTCCTGGATGTATAATCATCAGTTTTTATAATAAATGTAAGAAGTTTTTAGCATTATTTCTTCAAACAtgttttctgttctctcctcATACTGCCCTCccctttttgtgtgtatttattgCTCTTAATAATGTCCCCAGcctgcattattattattgttattattttagaaagccagatagaagggaggagagacagagaggaagatcttccatctgatgattcactctccaagtgactgcaatggccagaactgaactgatccaaagccaggagccaggattttcctccaggtctcccatgtgggtccagggtcccaaggctttgggctttctttgattgctttcccaggtcacaagcagggagctggatggaaagcagagccaccaggattagaaccggcacccatatgggatcccggtgcatgcaaggcaaggaccttagctgctaggccactgcactgggcccacaggtTCAGACTTTTAAGGAAGCAGGGTCAGGTAGGTATAAGGGAAGGGGGATCCAATCTATTTATATTTCAATCAGCAAGAGACAGCTCCCCAGTACATAATCAGTTGtctagcaagtttttttttttttttttaatgtaaacctgctgctctgcctcccacaatagcaaagattctgaatgtccttctgcAGATCccacttctgtgttttgtaaatcaGGTTAGAAAGATATAGCTAGGGAGAGCATGTTCCTGGAAGAGcagaaaatgaggaaaagcaatattatatattatacaaagGCAACTACATCAGGGACCACAGACCCCAACTGTATTATTCCATCTAACTCCTCAACATCCtttttcccaggagaatgaacCCCGGCTGCTATCAGGAATGGGGGCGGGTGACTGCTCTGGCTGCTTCATGCTGAAAAAGGGGTGGAGagagggggccacagcagccgggCGTTCTCTAGGGAATGCATCTAAAGGTCCCTGTAGAAGGTAGAGAAATAACATAGTTATAATTTTTGGCAAGCTAGCATGTTTTTGAGTTTAGATGTGAAAGATGTCAGGTTTAAATCTTTACTAGAGTAAGCATGAGCCCTGAGCATCTTAACTCAATACAGGCAAGAAAACATATGAAGCTTCCCTGAGCTGCACAAATTGTAACCTAAATCAGAGTTgacaggaacagtgaaaggatcaaTATTAACATTAAAGTCCATCTTATATAATAGCTGAATATAacgttttttttaaatacaagtttAACATCAAAGTTTTTATGTAGTTACAttatttagcattaacagttttgaAATGAGAAAAGTGTTTCGGGGAGAATCTTAACCCATAATAATCtaaacttagcagtttatagcattctAGCAAGGTTTTACAGAACTTCATGCactttaggataatcaaaacagttttataattctaacaagccatatataacccattgaaaaatagaaaagtcTTTGGTAGGTGAACAGAGAAATTCCCAATAACTTAAAGGGTGAGGAAGAACTGAACTCTAGATCCTACCCAGTGAAGTCTAAGGAAAGCCatatagggagcctgaccagtaaggtacaggctgagcaattataggccagCTGACTTCTTCTCTGGCTGTTCTGAACTTTCTGTGttagtctctctgtctgtctgagcTACTTCCAGAAAATGGCAGCAGCGGGAACAATGACTCCCTCAATCTGTGAGACCAGCATTACTCAAAAACCAAAGATAGacattacaagaaaataaaaaccaatgtTTCATGAACCAAAAAtgcaaaatcctcaacaaaatattagcaaattaaACCCAactatgaataaaaaaattacacactATGACCAAGCAGGACTTATTCCAGATATACAAAGCTGGTGTAACATTGAAAAAAACAGTTAATGGGGGATGGCAATGGGATGTAGCAGTTTCCGTTGACACCTAAGAAACctgcatgccatgtgggcactggtttgtctcagctgcttcactcccaatccacttcacttccctgctaatgcacctgggaaggaagaagaggatggctttaagtcattttttaaattttacttttcctGACGTTTACATAGTGTCTACATAGAAGGATGAATGCTCATGTGGACCACTGGTTAGAATGGGAAGGGcccaaggattaggggaaagtgtatgagaccattgttttcaattttccttttctgtatcttggggaagtgaggaaagaaagagaagccacatccagcatcCTAGCATCAGTACCGAGGAATGGGGAATAGCCAACCAACGTAATCCCAGGGTCTCTGacgtggagcatgttccaagggtactgcttaagtcaTTTTAATaaatctgaaatgctgttgattgcattgttccaaggatgaagaaatccttccaggttccattggctgacatagtccaccttagggtctccatgcacccagatatttgctgtcaacacttggctgcggtagttttccagtttgttctgcctctgcaggcctcagtgaacttgtcatgtcccccatgtctgggtatgctgtccactgcactaTCTTCAGTAACTAAGGAGATCCATTTTCAACATGAACTCTGTGGtcaaaccacagatcctgtgaatCTTCCTGtgcttggagttctgagtccagtgattcagttgcgGGGAGAGGGGGTCCCCTAGGAAAActtgtctgaggtgaccccagacctgactcctctgtgtgctagccagtacagggtccggttcacccacatcagcctacacacacactggtggttgcacttGCCcggtcatttctgtctccagccccatcctgGGAAGGATCCCCACCtagaaaggaagcagaggatAGCTTTAAATCTCAGaagataaaaaaagaatagaaagcatACAAAGCATGCCCTCAGATCACAATGGAATTAAATAATAGCAAGGTAATAGAGAATTCCACAATGTTTGGGGGATTAAACAATATACTTCTAAATAAGTGGGTCAAAGAGTAGTAAAAAGTATCTTGAACTAATTTAACATGTGATATCAAAATTTATGAGGTGCAGCAACAACAGTGTCAACAAGGATACTTGTAGCACCTGAATGTATGTTAGAGgagaaaaaatctaaaaagaaacaaCCTAAGCTTCTACCTTAGGGACTTAGAAAATAAGAGCAAATAAAACTTAAGGGAAAAAACagggtaaaagaaaagaaataagtgaattgaaaacaaaatcaataggaAAAATCAGCTAAATAGCTAATTCTTtgaaaagaacaatgaaattTTTATCCAGTCTAATCAACAAAAAAGAACAAGATACAAATCACTaccatcagaaatgaaacagggaTCATTACTCCTGACTCCATGGACAACAAAAGGATAACAGAAATATTGTGGCTATTTgctcataaatttttttttaagatttatttttattttcattacaaagtcagatatacagagaggaggagagacagagaggaagatcttccgtccgatgattcactccccaagtgagccgcaacggccggtgctgcaccaatccgaagccgggaaccaggaacctcttccaggtctcccacgcgggtgcagggtcccaaggctttgggccgtcctcaactgctttcccaggccacaagcagggagctggatgtgaagtggagctgccgggattagaacctgtgcccatatgggatcccggggcgttcaaggtgaggactttagccactaggccaagccgctgcGCCCAATTTTTGCTCATAAATTTAATAACTTAAATGAaaagggcttggcggtgtggcctagtggctaaggtcctcgccttgatcccatatggccgctggttctaatcccggcagctctacttcctctctatctcttctcctctcagtatatctgactttgtaataaaaataaaataaattaaaaaaaaataataacttaaatGAAATggactttttgtttttatatatttattggaaaggtgggtctgcaaagaggagagacagattttctggttgtctccacaagtgactgcaatggctggagctagctgatctaaagccaggagtcaggagcctcttccagctctcccacatgggtacagggtcccaaggctttgggccattttctgctttcccaagccacaaagagggagctgaatggggagtggagcagccaggacacgaaccgatCCCCATAAGGATGCCGGcgttgcaggtggaggtttagcctgttatgccactgtgccagtctcATTATCTCCAACCCTTTAAGGTTGCTGTTATGTTAGCATAACTGGAGTTTTCCTTCCTGCAATGCTTTGCTGTGCTTACCCTGTCCTCTTCTTGGCTGTGACTCCCTTCTCCGTATTATATTTGGAATTGAACTCAATTATTCTCTACCATTCCATGTGGTGTAATATGATacttttagtctttttttctaCCATGCTTTTATCATTGAAGTTATTGCGTGTTACTTTCTTTAGTagagtccttaaaaaaaaaaaaaaaaaactctctccaCCTTATTCCATTTAGCCATGGCTAAGAACCACCGGAtcagaccccagcacagaggaccaAGTAGGAGCAGCCCATGGAGCAgtgagaaggcaggagaggatggtacCTACACCTACACCTGTACAAGTCAGGTAAGTGTCCGTGAAGGGAGTGATCATGGATAACAAAGGCCGCAGAAGTCAACTGATACTGGAATGTTGGACTTGATGAAACTGGAGACCATTGCAGACCTTGATAAAAAGTTTAGGGAAGTGATGGGATCGAAGGTGAAACCCAGATGGACTCAGGAGAGATGGAAAGGGTGGAGACCACTCTGCCAACTAAGATTCAAGATGTTAGTTTGTAATATTCCATCATATGgagcccagcggtgtggcctagcggctaaagtccttgcctcaaatgccctgggatcccatatggtcacaggttctaatcccagcagctccacttcccatccagctccctgcttgtggcctgggaaagcagttgaggacggcccaaagctttgggaccctgcacccatgtgagagacccagaagttcctggctcctggcttcggatcagcatagcaccgaccgttgcgctcacttggggagtaaatcatcggacggaatatatatattctgtgtatctgtatatatactgtatatatctgtatatatactcTGTGTAtccaactttctaataaaaataaaattaaatcttttttttaaaagatttatttattttattacaaagtcagatatacagagaggaggagagacagagaggaagatcttccgtccgataattcactccccaagtgagctgcaacggccggtgctgcaccagtccgaagctgggaaccaggaacctcttccaggtctcccacgtgggcgcagggtcccaaagcatcaatcaactgctttcccaggccacaagcagggagctggatgggaagtggagctgccgggattagaaccggcgtccatatgggatcccggggctttcaaggcgaggactttagccgctaggccacgccgccgggccctaaaattaaatcttaaaaaaaaaattccatcatATGGGACCCAATGtgttagcttagtggctaaatctttgcatatgctgggatcccatatgggcaccggtttgtgtcccggctgctccacttcccatccttctccctgcaccatcctgcacctgtatgggagacccagaagaagctcctggcttggctcagctcagctctggccactgcagccacttgggaagtgaatcagcagatctttctctctgtctatctttctggaaatatgcctttccaataaaaagaagtaagtaAAAATTCCATCATATTCAGTCGGCTCTGTAAGTTGCTTAGAACTCTTCTGTATtgttaccatttttaaaattgacATGTTTGTGCATGGGAAACATGGTTGGGTCAAAGAATATAACATTTTTTGGAAACATTTTGGTCACAGTGTCAAGCGATGTCATCCCACTTTTGCCATATTGGACGCTTAACACACTGAGAAAAATAACATCATGTTGAATCTGTAATTCTTACACTACTGCTAAGCTGGAAGTCTGTTGTCAGCCATTCACTGTTCTTTATCTCAAAGTTCTCTGTTCTGGCCATCTTTCTGGTCTGAATGGGTCTAATGCCACTTCCCCCAGAGGCCTTTGGGGAAGATTTACCCGTAACTTAGAAGTCACTGTCACTGTAGTGTATGTTTAGGACCTTGACTTCTCTTCTCCCCAACACTGTGGGCTCTGTCTAGGGCTGGAGCTTTAAGGGATGGAGGTTTTTGATTTATTGTTGCTGTCGGAATTGGATCTTTGTCTTGTgtgttttctcttattttaagaatttgttctatttgaaaataagacagactgggcctggcgcagtagcctagttaCTGAAGTcctcccttgccttgcatgtgctgggatcccatatgggtgcttgtcctaatcccggcagccttgcttcccatccagctccctgcttgcggcctgggaaagcagaagacagcccaaacctggggaccctgcacccgtgtgggagactcggaagaggctccatgctcctggtttcggattggcacaaccccggcaactgtggccacttggggagtgaaccatcagacagatcgtgctctgtgtctcctcctcctctatatgactttccaataaaaatcttaaaaaaaaaaaaaaattacagaggcTGAGAGatggtccatccactggtttaccccccacatggctgccaaggccagagctgcgccagtcaATGCCAGGAGTCTgcgctgcttctggatctcccacctggggccggggtccaagcacctgggccactgcttcctcaggcgcattaacagctggatgggaagtggagcagccaggacaaacccCTCACCCTAagtgatgccagcactataggcagaggattagccagctcctgttttttttttaaaggtgataaatttgcattttttgttACAGCTAAATAAAGCATTGATAATTACTGTCAAATTACCTCTGAAATCTTAAAGCAATTTATTAATCATCCCTAACTACAATTTGCCTTCTATTTGCATTATTTTGGCTCAGTTAGTATACACATATTTTGAAATGACTTAAAACAAACCTGGAAATCTTTAATAAGTGTCCCACTTTTTCCCTAGATTCTCAGGTCTCCCAGGGATCTGTGCTGTTGTGTGACGGCAGCCCTGGAGGCTGAGAACCCCAGCCCCGactcttgctgctgcttctgcacaATCTTGCGGTTGTGATTTCTTTGCTATTCCATTGGTGATTGGGTCTGTAATGGGGCAATTAGTTGTCCTGCAGCTTCCCAAGGGCTCTGGTGTTTGAGGCTCCTCGCCCCCCCTTCCCCCACAGGCAGAAGCATGTTCCAGGCCTCACTGTCCCCCACATGTGCGTGGGTGAGAAACCTATGCTTTCACAGCCACCGTCCCCACCGTAAGGACATTTGGGTCGTGCTGCTAACAACCATTCATGCTTCACCAAGGACTGGTATCCATGTGACTGCTGGTGAACACT
It contains:
- the LOC101533571 gene encoding olfactory receptor 1361-like — protein: MSGANQSSVSEFLLLGLSRQPQQQQLLFVLFLSMYLATVLGNLLILLAISTDARLHTPMYFFLSNLSFVDVCFSSTTVPKMLANHVLGSQAISFSGCLTQMYFVFLFVDMDNFLLAVMAYDRFVAVCHPLHYTTKMTRQLCVLMVAGSWVMANLDMLLHTLLMAQLSFCGDNAIPHFFCDVTPLLKLSCSDTHLNEVMILVEAGPVMIAPFLCILVSYTLIACAVLRVPSLGGRWKAFSTCSSHLAVASLFYGTIIAVYFSPSSSHSAENDIASAVMFAVVTPMLNPFIYSLRNKDMKRALGKLITMKFFSPQ